One stretch of Cellulomonas wangsupingiae DNA includes these proteins:
- a CDS encoding GNAT family N-acetyltransferase has translation MSAPSAASPVLVRPATEADLAQVGALTARAYVADGLVDEGHWYVDELRDAAARAAACTVLVAVTPAAGGDAPDRVLGTVTLAVPGSRYAEIARDGEVELRMLAVDPAARRSGVAELLVLAALREAVGRGVPDVALSTLDTMHAAQRLYARLGFAARPERDWTDEITMRVHTWRAPSPPGPLVETATWPPRRVVDVDGWRVGLSAGVTRRASSTLALGEVDDLPGAVDRVERLYREDGAPTVFRVGDAANPGGLRAELDARGYEVAAVTDVLVRDLTASSPARWRQDAGLRVRVADAPDDAWLDLWLGGKGTAREPSHAIVTGAPALYLTVSGPDGGDVAVIRAATVDDWVALSCLQVLPAARRRGLGRALTEEALAVALEHGARRAFLQVEADNDAALRLYGSLGFRPAHRYAYRVQPGPAARTGC, from the coding sequence GCCGACGGCCTCGTCGACGAGGGCCACTGGTACGTCGACGAGCTGCGCGACGCGGCCGCCCGGGCGGCCGCCTGCACGGTGCTCGTCGCCGTCACCCCCGCCGCCGGGGGCGACGCGCCGGACCGGGTGCTCGGCACCGTCACCCTGGCCGTGCCGGGCTCGCGGTACGCCGAGATCGCACGCGACGGTGAGGTCGAGCTGCGGATGCTCGCGGTCGACCCTGCCGCGCGCCGGTCGGGCGTCGCGGAGCTGCTCGTCCTGGCGGCGTTGCGCGAGGCGGTCGGCCGCGGCGTCCCGGACGTCGCGCTGTCGACGCTCGACACGATGCACGCGGCGCAGCGGCTCTACGCACGGCTCGGTTTCGCTGCCCGGCCCGAGCGGGACTGGACGGACGAGATCACGATGCGCGTCCACACGTGGCGGGCGCCGTCGCCTCCTGGCCCGCTCGTCGAGACGGCGACGTGGCCACCCCGGCGCGTCGTCGACGTCGACGGCTGGCGCGTCGGCTTGTCGGCAGGCGTGACCCGGCGCGCGAGCTCGACGCTCGCGCTCGGTGAGGTCGACGACCTGCCGGGGGCCGTCGACCGCGTCGAGCGGCTCTACCGCGAGGACGGCGCCCCGACCGTCTTCCGCGTGGGCGACGCGGCGAACCCCGGGGGTCTGCGTGCGGAGCTCGACGCCCGCGGCTACGAGGTCGCCGCGGTCACGGACGTGCTGGTGCGGGACCTGACCGCGTCGTCCCCCGCGCGGTGGCGGCAGGACGCGGGTCTGCGCGTCCGCGTCGCCGACGCCCCGGACGACGCCTGGCTGGACCTGTGGCTCGGTGGCAAGGGCACCGCCCGGGAGCCCTCGCACGCGATCGTCACCGGGGCCCCGGCGCTGTACCTCACCGTGAGCGGCCCCGACGGCGGCGACGTCGCCGTGATCCGCGCCGCGACCGTCGACGACTGGGTCGCGCTGTCCTGCCTGCAGGTGCTGCCCGCGGCGCGGCGCCGCGGCCTCGGCCGTGCGCTGACCGAGGAGGCGCTCGCCGTCGCCCTGGAGCACGGCGCGCGCCGGGCCTTCCTGCAGGTGGAGGCGGACAACGACGCGGCGCTGCGGCTGTACGGCAGCCTCGGGTTCCGGCCCGCGCACCGCTACGCGTACCGCGTGCAGCCCGGGCCCGCCGCGCGCACCGGGTGCTGA
- a CDS encoding pilus assembly protein CpaE, giving the protein MISTDNAVALEAAGLQWHPKAGDRFVLRSADMGGEVFTISEMVVEAHRYETGTVLGFNGTTEWALDSVRQEDALWLPREDQLRELLGGTFRSLARSTDGRYQVLVELRGRPERVFTADEAADAYAEALLALVSAATSQVG; this is encoded by the coding sequence ATGATCTCGACCGACAACGCCGTGGCCCTCGAGGCCGCAGGACTGCAGTGGCACCCCAAGGCGGGCGACCGCTTCGTCCTGCGCTCCGCCGACATGGGCGGCGAGGTGTTCACGATCTCCGAGATGGTGGTCGAGGCGCACCGGTACGAGACGGGCACGGTGCTGGGCTTCAACGGCACGACGGAGTGGGCGCTGGACTCGGTGCGTCAGGAGGACGCGCTGTGGCTCCCGCGCGAGGACCAGCTCCGCGAGCTGCTGGGCGGCACGTTCCGCAGCCTCGCCCGCTCCACCGACGGGCGCTACCAGGTGCTCGTCGAGCTGCGTGGCCGGCCCGAGCGCGTCTTCACCGCCGACGAGGCCGCGGACGCGTACGCCGAGGCGCTGCTCGCCCTCGTCAGCGCCGCGACGTCGCAGGTCGGCTGA
- the gatC gene encoding Asp-tRNA(Asn)/Glu-tRNA(Gln) amidotransferase subunit GatC: protein MSTLSRDEVARVAALARIDLTPAELDRLAGELDVIVESVARVSEVATPDVPATSHPLPLTNVFRADEPVAPLDRDEVLAQAPAARDGKFLVPQILGEE from the coding sequence ATGTCCACCCTCTCCCGTGACGAGGTCGCGCGCGTCGCCGCGCTGGCCCGGATCGACCTGACACCGGCCGAGCTCGACCGGCTGGCGGGTGAGCTCGACGTCATCGTCGAGTCCGTCGCCCGCGTCTCCGAGGTCGCCACCCCGGACGTCCCCGCGACGAGCCACCCGCTGCCGCTGACCAACGTGTTCCGGGCCGACGAGCCGGTCGCACCGCTCGACCGCGACGAGGTCCTCGCGCAGGCCCCCGCGGCCCGCGACGGCAAGTTCCTCGTCCCGCAGATCCTCGGGGAGGAGTGA
- the gatA gene encoding Asp-tRNA(Asn)/Glu-tRNA(Gln) amidotransferase subunit GatA — protein sequence MTDLTRLTAAELADRLTAREVTSVEATQAHLDRIAAVEPAVHAFLHVAGEEALATAADVDARRAAGEDLHALAGVPIAVKDVVVTRGLPTTAGSRILEGWVPPYDATLVGRIKAAGLPILGKTNMDEFAMGSSTEHSGYGNTHNPWDLDRIPGGSGGGSAAAVAAYEAPLAIGTDTGGSIRQPAAVTGTVGVKPTYGSVSRYGLIALASSLDQAGPCTRTVLDSALLHELIGGHDPLDSTSLSDPATGYVAAARAGAGADLRGLRVGVIRELQGEGYQPGVLARFEESLEALRGAGAEVVEVSCPSFAYALAAYYLILPAEASSNLAKFDGMRFGLRVEPSEGPVTAERVMAATRGQGFGDEVKRRVILGTYALSAGYYDAYYGSAQKVRTLTQRDFAAAFEAADVLVSPTAPTTAFKLGEKLDDPLAMYLNDVATIPANLAGVPGMSLPNGLSDDGLPVGFQILAPAREDARLYRVGAALEALLETSWEGPLLGRAPELAGGAA from the coding sequence GTGACCGACCTGACCAGGCTGACCGCGGCGGAGCTCGCCGACCGGCTGACCGCTCGTGAGGTGACCAGCGTCGAGGCGACGCAGGCCCACCTCGACCGCATCGCCGCGGTGGAGCCCGCCGTCCACGCCTTCCTGCACGTCGCGGGCGAGGAGGCGCTGGCCACCGCGGCCGACGTCGACGCGCGCCGCGCCGCGGGGGAGGACCTGCACGCGCTCGCGGGCGTGCCGATCGCCGTCAAGGACGTCGTCGTGACCCGCGGCCTGCCGACCACCGCCGGCTCGCGGATCCTCGAGGGCTGGGTGCCGCCGTACGACGCGACGCTGGTCGGCCGGATCAAGGCCGCCGGCCTGCCGATCCTCGGCAAGACGAACATGGACGAGTTCGCCATGGGCTCGTCGACCGAGCACTCCGGGTACGGCAACACGCACAACCCGTGGGACCTCGACCGGATCCCGGGCGGCTCGGGCGGCGGCTCGGCCGCGGCCGTCGCCGCGTACGAGGCGCCGCTGGCGATCGGCACGGACACCGGTGGCTCGATCCGTCAGCCGGCCGCCGTCACCGGCACGGTCGGCGTCAAGCCGACGTACGGCAGCGTGTCGCGCTACGGGCTCATCGCCCTGGCGTCGTCGCTGGACCAGGCCGGGCCGTGCACGCGCACGGTGCTCGACTCCGCGCTGCTGCACGAGCTGATCGGCGGGCACGACCCGCTCGACTCGACGTCGCTGAGCGACCCGGCGACGGGCTACGTCGCGGCGGCACGCGCCGGCGCCGGCGCGGACCTGCGTGGCCTGCGGGTCGGGGTGATCCGCGAGCTGCAGGGCGAGGGCTACCAGCCCGGCGTGCTGGCGCGGTTCGAGGAGTCGCTCGAGGCGCTGCGGGGTGCGGGCGCCGAGGTCGTCGAGGTGTCCTGCCCCTCGTTCGCGTACGCGCTCGCGGCGTACTACCTGATCCTGCCGGCGGAGGCGTCGAGCAACCTCGCGAAGTTCGACGGCATGCGCTTCGGCCTGCGCGTCGAGCCGTCGGAGGGGCCGGTCACCGCGGAGCGGGTCATGGCCGCGACGCGCGGCCAGGGCTTCGGCGACGAGGTCAAGCGCCGCGTCATCCTCGGCACGTACGCGCTGAGCGCGGGCTACTACGACGCCTACTACGGGTCGGCGCAGAAGGTCCGCACGCTCACCCAGCGCGACTTCGCCGCTGCGTTCGAGGCGGCGGACGTGCTGGTCTCGCCCACCGCGCCGACGACGGCGTTCAAGCTGGGCGAGAAGCTGGACGACCCGCTGGCGATGTACCTCAACGACGTCGCGACGATCCCGGCCAACCTGGCGGGCGTGCCGGGCATGTCGCTGCCGAACGGGCTGTCGGACGACGGCCTGCCCGTCGGCTTCCAGATCCTGGCGCCCGCGCGCGAGGACGCCCGCCTGTACCGCGTGGGGGCGGCGCTCGAGGCGCTGCTCGAGACGAGCTGGGAGGGCCCGCTGCTGGGCCGCGCCCCCGAGCTGGCCGGAGGGGCAGCCTGA
- the gatB gene encoding Asp-tRNA(Asn)/Glu-tRNA(Gln) amidotransferase subunit GatB has product MSTTTDVDLVDYDDAVARFDPVIGIEVHVELGTRTKMFDGAEQSFGDEPNTQITPVSLGLPGALPAVNGTAVEYAIRIGLALNCSIAQSCRFARKNYFYPDVPKNFQTSQYDEPIAYEGWVDVELEDGTTFRVEVERAHMEEDAGKNTHVGGATGRIHGAEYSLVDYNRAGVPLVEIVTKPITGAGERAPEVARAYVQTLRDIFRALGVSEARMERGNVRADVNVSLRPTPASPLGTRTETKNVNSFRSVERSVRYEISRQAAILDAGGAIVQETRHWHEDTGITTAGRVKSDAEDYRYFPEPDLVPIVPDRAWIEEIRATLPELPAARRRRLQGEWGYADAEMRDVVNAGAIELIEATVEAGASPAAARKWWMGELARTAKQQEVELADLPITPAQIGALQQLVDAGRINDKLARQVLEGVLAGEGDPEQVVVARGLEVVSDDGPLLEAIDAALASQPDVAEKIRGGNLGPVGAIIGAVMKATRGQADAGRVRELVLERVQG; this is encoded by the coding sequence ATGAGCACGACGACCGACGTCGACCTGGTCGACTACGACGACGCGGTGGCCCGGTTCGACCCGGTCATCGGCATCGAGGTGCACGTCGAGCTGGGCACGCGCACCAAGATGTTCGACGGTGCCGAGCAGTCGTTCGGGGACGAGCCGAACACGCAGATCACGCCCGTCAGCCTCGGCCTGCCGGGTGCCCTGCCGGCCGTGAACGGCACGGCCGTCGAGTACGCGATCCGCATCGGCCTGGCGCTGAACTGCTCGATCGCGCAGTCCTGCCGCTTCGCGCGCAAGAACTACTTCTACCCGGACGTGCCGAAGAACTTCCAGACGTCGCAGTACGACGAGCCCATCGCGTACGAGGGCTGGGTCGACGTGGAGCTGGAGGACGGCACGACGTTCCGCGTCGAGGTCGAGCGCGCGCACATGGAGGAGGACGCCGGCAAGAACACCCACGTCGGCGGCGCCACCGGGCGCATCCACGGCGCGGAGTACTCGCTGGTCGACTACAACCGCGCCGGCGTGCCGCTCGTCGAGATCGTCACCAAGCCCATCACGGGTGCCGGGGAGCGTGCGCCCGAGGTGGCGCGCGCGTACGTGCAGACCCTGCGTGACATCTTCCGCGCCCTGGGCGTGTCCGAGGCGCGCATGGAGCGCGGGAACGTCCGCGCCGACGTCAACGTGTCGCTGCGTCCGACGCCGGCCTCGCCGCTCGGCACCCGCACGGAGACGAAGAACGTCAACTCGTTCCGGTCGGTCGAGCGGTCCGTGCGGTACGAGATCAGCCGCCAGGCGGCGATCCTCGACGCGGGCGGCGCGATCGTCCAGGAGACGCGGCACTGGCACGAGGACACCGGCATCACGACCGCCGGGCGCGTGAAGTCCGACGCCGAGGACTACCGCTACTTCCCCGAGCCGGACCTCGTCCCCATCGTGCCCGACCGTGCGTGGATCGAGGAGATCCGCGCGACGCTGCCCGAGCTGCCCGCGGCGCGTCGTCGCCGGCTGCAGGGCGAGTGGGGCTACGCCGACGCCGAGATGCGCGACGTCGTCAACGCCGGTGCGATCGAGCTCATCGAGGCGACGGTCGAGGCGGGTGCGAGCCCGGCCGCGGCCCGCAAGTGGTGGATGGGCGAGCTCGCCCGGACCGCCAAGCAGCAGGAGGTCGAGCTCGCCGACCTGCCGATCACGCCCGCGCAGATCGGCGCGCTGCAGCAGCTCGTCGACGCGGGCCGGATCAACGACAAGCTGGCACGTCAGGTGCTCGAGGGCGTCCTGGCCGGCGAGGGCGACCCGGAGCAGGTCGTCGTCGCCCGCGGGCTCGAGGTCGTGTCGGACGACGGCCCGCTGCTCGAGGCGATCGACGCGGCGCTGGCGTCGCAGCCGGACGTCGCCGAGAAGATCCGCGGCGGCAACCTCGGCCCGGTCGGCGCGATCATCGGCGCCGTCATGAAGGCGACGCGCGGGCAGGCCGACGCCGGGCGCGTGCGGGAGCTCGTCCTGGAGCGTGTGCAGGGCTGA
- a CDS encoding GNAT family N-acetyltransferase encodes MQKPTLQGEMIILRPIRADDADAMWDMLDDAEGNRLTGTTSVFTRDEVDAWCASREAAHGRYDFAVTANGDDEYRGEIVLNDLDEDVRSAGLRLSMRPAYRGRGYGTEAIELVLGFAFDGLGLHRVELDVLSINTRAMSLYENIGFRVEGRRRDAYRDGAGWCDSLVMSMLEDEYRAGRVGS; translated from the coding sequence ATGCAGAAGCCCACCCTGCAGGGCGAGATGATCATCCTGCGACCGATCCGGGCGGACGACGCGGACGCCATGTGGGACATGCTCGACGATGCCGAGGGCAACCGGCTCACGGGCACCACGAGCGTCTTCACGCGTGACGAGGTCGACGCGTGGTGCGCGAGCCGCGAGGCGGCGCACGGGCGGTACGACTTCGCGGTCACCGCGAACGGCGACGACGAGTACCGCGGCGAGATCGTGCTCAACGACCTGGACGAGGACGTCCGGTCGGCGGGCCTGCGCCTGTCGATGCGCCCCGCGTACCGCGGCCGGGGCTACGGCACGGAGGCCATCGAGCTGGTCCTCGGGTTCGCGTTCGACGGGCTCGGGCTGCACCGCGTGGAGCTCGACGTGCTGAGCATCAACACGCGGGCCATGTCGCTGTACGAGAACATCGGCTTCCGCGTGGAGGGGCGTCGACGCGACGCCTACCGCGACGGTGCCGGCTGGTGCGACTCCCTCGTGATGTCGATGCTCGAGGACGAGTACCGCGCGGGCCGCGTGGGGTCCTGA
- a CDS encoding 2-hydroxyacid dehydrogenase, protein MLTATVPDDDLLARLAHLAAAHPDDLRLVRWDMSGPLDAATAADVDLVVVPHYFVRPGGFDVLRGLPRLRYVQLPSAGYEHARPHLPPGVVLCNGRGVHDAGTAELAVGLALAMQRGLPRAVHAMDEGRWDNPFGPSLADRRVLVVGQGSVGRAVVARFRPFEVDLVRVARTSRDDAEGHVHGVDELADLLPGADVVVLAIPLTRESYHLLDAAALARMKDGALLVNVARGKVVDTDALLRELTAGRLRAALDVTDPEPLPAGHPLWRAPNVLVTAHQGGNTDATYPRVASLVRRQLTALLAGGAPVNEVART, encoded by the coding sequence GTGCTCACCGCCACCGTCCCCGACGACGACCTGCTCGCGCGGCTCGCCCACCTCGCCGCGGCGCACCCGGACGACCTGCGGCTGGTCCGGTGGGACATGTCCGGGCCGCTCGACGCGGCGACGGCGGCGGACGTCGACCTCGTCGTCGTCCCGCACTACTTCGTGCGGCCCGGCGGCTTCGACGTGCTCCGCGGGCTGCCGCGCCTGCGGTACGTGCAGCTGCCGAGCGCCGGGTACGAGCACGCGCGGCCGCACCTGCCGCCCGGCGTGGTCCTGTGCAACGGCCGCGGCGTGCACGACGCGGGCACGGCCGAGCTCGCCGTGGGGCTGGCCCTCGCGATGCAGCGCGGCCTGCCGCGCGCGGTGCACGCGATGGACGAGGGCAGGTGGGACAACCCGTTCGGCCCGTCCCTGGCGGACCGTCGGGTCCTCGTCGTGGGGCAGGGGTCCGTCGGCCGGGCGGTCGTGGCCCGCTTCCGGCCGTTCGAGGTGGACCTCGTGCGCGTCGCGCGGACGTCCCGGGACGACGCCGAGGGGCACGTGCACGGCGTCGACGAGCTGGCGGACCTGCTGCCGGGCGCGGACGTGGTCGTGCTGGCCATCCCGCTGACGCGGGAGTCGTACCACCTGCTCGACGCCGCGGCGCTGGCGCGCATGAAGGACGGCGCACTGCTGGTGAACGTCGCGCGCGGCAAGGTCGTCGACACCGACGCGCTGCTCCGCGAGCTCACGGCGGGGCGACTGCGGGCCGCGCTGGACGTCACGGACCCCGAGCCGCTGCCGGCCGGCCACCCGCTGTGGCGCGCGCCGAACGTGCTGGTCACGGCGCACCAGGGCGGCAACACCGATGCGACGTACCCGCGGGTCGCGTCGCTCGTGCGTCGTCAGCTCACGGCGCTGCTGGCGGGCGGCGCTCCGGTGAACGAGGTCGCGCGCACCTGA
- a CDS encoding peptide MFS transporter, protein MSEAADVPARGVETHVGGTGRERTFFGHPFGLFTLFSTELWERFSYYGMRAILFYFLTDTFANDGLGLDDATGAALVAVYGSAVYLVTVVGGWVADRMIGARRAVLWGGVVIAAGHVALAVPAQWTAYLGIVLVAMGTGLLKPNVSSMVGELYRRDDPRRDSGFSIFYMGINIGSFTAPFVVQIARGIGGYHAGFSVAAVGMGLALVAFVTGRRALHGAGEVVPNPLTPADRPRVVRMIVLVALAVAAATALAWVVVRSGSSDVGALAVIIDALSYLAFGAPIVMFLVMFRSPKVNSAERSRLRAYIPLFVAAMLFWMIFEQASNTLSAYARDNTDLDVLGVTISPVLYQSVNPAAIIVLAPVFAWLWVRLDDRPPTAVKFAIGLTFAALSFVFLAGASAVAGDGKSPWWVLVVVYVVQTLGELCLSPVGLAATTLLAPQAFRGQAMALWFLAPAAGQAITAQLITATEGVSRTAFFGGIGLVTLAVAAAMFALAPWVTRHIREGDESDEEVAARR, encoded by the coding sequence ATGAGTGAAGCCGCCGACGTCCCGGCCCGAGGTGTCGAGACCCATGTGGGCGGGACCGGTCGGGAGCGCACCTTCTTCGGCCACCCGTTCGGGCTGTTCACGCTGTTCTCCACGGAGCTGTGGGAGCGGTTCAGCTACTACGGCATGCGCGCGATCCTCTTCTACTTCCTGACGGACACGTTCGCCAACGACGGCCTGGGGCTCGACGACGCCACCGGAGCGGCGCTGGTCGCCGTCTACGGCTCGGCGGTCTACCTGGTCACGGTGGTCGGCGGGTGGGTGGCCGACCGGATGATCGGGGCTCGCAGGGCCGTGCTGTGGGGCGGCGTCGTCATCGCGGCCGGCCACGTCGCTCTGGCGGTGCCCGCGCAGTGGACGGCGTACCTGGGGATCGTGCTGGTGGCGATGGGTACCGGGCTGCTCAAGCCGAACGTCTCCAGCATGGTCGGCGAGCTCTACCGCCGGGACGACCCGCGGCGGGACTCGGGCTTCTCGATCTTCTACATGGGCATCAACATCGGGTCCTTCACGGCGCCGTTCGTCGTGCAGATCGCCCGGGGCATCGGCGGGTACCACGCCGGGTTCTCCGTCGCCGCCGTCGGCATGGGGCTGGCCCTCGTCGCCTTCGTCACGGGGCGCCGCGCACTGCACGGGGCGGGCGAGGTCGTGCCGAACCCGCTGACGCCCGCGGACCGGCCGCGGGTCGTGCGCATGATCGTGCTGGTGGCGCTCGCGGTGGCCGCGGCGACCGCGCTGGCGTGGGTCGTCGTCCGCTCGGGGTCGAGCGACGTCGGGGCGCTCGCGGTGATCATCGACGCGCTGTCGTACCTGGCCTTCGGCGCTCCGATCGTGATGTTCCTCGTCATGTTCCGCTCACCCAAGGTCAACTCGGCCGAGCGCTCGCGCCTGCGCGCGTACATCCCGCTCTTCGTGGCGGCGATGCTGTTCTGGATGATCTTCGAGCAGGCGTCGAACACGCTGTCGGCGTACGCGCGCGACAACACGGACCTCGACGTCCTCGGCGTGACGATCTCCCCGGTCCTCTACCAGTCGGTCAACCCCGCGGCGATCATCGTGCTCGCGCCGGTCTTCGCGTGGTTGTGGGTCCGGCTCGACGACCGGCCGCCGACGGCCGTGAAGTTCGCGATCGGCCTGACGTTCGCGGCGCTGAGCTTCGTGTTCCTCGCCGGTGCGTCGGCGGTCGCGGGCGACGGGAAGTCCCCGTGGTGGGTGCTCGTGGTGGTGTACGTGGTGCAGACCCTCGGCGAGCTCTGCCTGTCGCCCGTCGGGCTCGCGGCGACGACGCTGCTGGCGCCGCAGGCGTTCCGCGGCCAGGCCATGGCGCTGTGGTTCCTCGCCCCGGCGGCGGGCCAGGCCATCACCGCACAGCTCATCACGGCGACCGAGGGCGTCAGCCGCACGGCGTTCTTCGGCGGCATCGGACTGGTCACGCTGGCGGTCGCGGCCGCCATGTTCGCGCTCGCGCCGTGGGTGACACGGCACATCCGCGAGGGCGACGAGTCCGACGAGGAGGTCGCGGCGCGCCGGTGA